The Natranaeroarchaeum aerophilus genome has a segment encoding these proteins:
- a CDS encoding phosphonate ABC transporter ATP-binding protein yields the protein MTKIVVDNLRKTYGDTVALDNISFEVPAGEFVIILGVSGSGKSTLLRCMSALTEPTEGQVLMDGEPMTTTRPDVAMIFQQHNIVGDMSAYSNALSGGINRTGLIESIFQLHDDAEKQRALEALDTVGLLDEAEKKGRRMSGGQQQRVGIARALTQLPQVLLADEPVASLDPGSAQDVMGYMQQASDERDLTTFISLHQVNIARKYGQRFIGLHDGEKVFDGYREELTIDAVDKIYGDIDTEGMFVTDEADDRPLEDGETREAEL from the coding sequence ATGACCAAAATCGTCGTCGACAACCTCAGGAAAACCTACGGGGACACCGTCGCTCTCGACAATATTTCGTTCGAGGTCCCGGCGGGGGAGTTCGTGATCATCCTCGGCGTCTCCGGCTCGGGGAAATCGACGCTCCTTCGGTGTATGTCCGCGCTCACTGAACCGACCGAGGGACAGGTACTGATGGACGGCGAACCGATGACGACGACCCGCCCCGATGTCGCGATGATCTTCCAGCAACACAACATCGTCGGGGACATGAGCGCGTACTCGAACGCATTGTCGGGTGGAATCAACCGGACTGGACTGATCGAGAGCATCTTCCAGCTACACGACGACGCGGAGAAACAGCGCGCACTCGAAGCGCTCGACACCGTCGGCCTCCTGGACGAGGCCGAAAAGAAGGGCCGACGGATGAGCGGCGGACAACAACAGCGTGTCGGGATCGCACGTGCACTCACTCAGCTTCCGCAGGTGTTGCTCGCCGACGAACCCGTCGCCAGTCTCGATCCGGGGAGCGCACAGGACGTGATGGGCTACATGCAGCAGGCGTCCGACGAGCGTGATCTTACCACGTTCATCAGCCTCCATCAGGTCAACATCGCCCGGAAGTACGGCCAGCGATTCATCGGGCTACACGACGGTGAGAAGGTGTTCGACGGCTATCGCGAGGAACTCACCATCGATGCGGTCGACAAGATCTACGGAGACATCGATACGGAAGGCATGTTCGTCACGGACGAAGCGGACGACAGGCCGCTCGAAGACGGAGAGACACGGGAGGCGGAGCTATGA